A single window of Flavobacterium aestivum DNA harbors:
- a CDS encoding HlyD family secretion protein: MSEENTTNEAAAKSEKRRNTILTILSFVFIIGGGIWILSLFFDFHRYETTNNAQVESYINSVTARATGHVAVIHFDSHQFVHKGDTLVVLDDEEYRIKVKQAEADLAVAEGNLHSLEQSIVTAASNQAASKDKLAGDMADLEKAQKDYERFKNMYADSAVTRNQYDQVVSKLQSTKAYLNAGEKELLASKSITAQSHTNLEAASATVARKKADLDNALLQLSYTRIIALADGYVGERTISVGELINANQVVATLVLNQKLWVNANFKETQIEKIKQGQEVTITIDALDDKEFKGKVVGFSPATGAKFSMVEPDNSTGNFVKITQRIPVKIDFEASAKELADVKPGMNVTVEIKK, encoded by the coding sequence ATGAGCGAAGAAAATACAACGAACGAAGCTGCCGCAAAAAGCGAAAAAAGGAGAAATACGATATTGACTATTCTTTCTTTTGTTTTTATCATAGGAGGAGGTATTTGGATATTAAGTTTGTTTTTTGACTTTCACAGGTATGAAACGACCAATAATGCACAAGTAGAATCCTATATCAACAGTGTTACAGCTAGAGCAACTGGACATGTAGCGGTCATTCATTTTGATTCCCATCAGTTTGTTCATAAAGGGGACACTTTGGTGGTACTTGATGATGAGGAATACCGAATAAAAGTAAAACAAGCCGAAGCTGATTTGGCTGTAGCCGAAGGAAATCTTCATTCGCTGGAACAATCCATCGTTACAGCAGCTTCTAACCAAGCAGCCTCCAAGGATAAATTAGCAGGTGATATGGCTGATCTAGAAAAAGCACAAAAAGATTACGAGCGATTTAAGAATATGTATGCCGATTCTGCCGTGACACGCAATCAATACGATCAGGTGGTTTCTAAGCTGCAATCTACAAAAGCCTATCTGAATGCCGGTGAAAAAGAATTATTGGCAAGCAAATCGATTACAGCACAAAGTCATACCAATCTCGAAGCTGCGAGTGCGACTGTAGCCCGAAAAAAAGCAGATTTAGACAATGCTTTATTGCAGCTGTCTTACACCCGTATCATTGCTTTGGCCGATGGCTATGTGGGAGAGAGAACCATATCAGTAGGAGAATTGATCAATGCTAATCAGGTGGTGGCAACGCTGGTTTTGAACCAAAAACTATGGGTAAATGCTAATTTTAAAGAAACCCAAATTGAAAAAATTAAGCAGGGACAAGAAGTAACTATAACCATTGATGCACTTGATGACAAAGAGTTTAAAGGAAAAGTGGTTGGATTTTCCCCAGCTACTGGAGCCAAATTCTCGATGGTAGAACCCGATAATTCCACAGGAAATTTTGTAAAAATCACACAACGTATTCCCGTGAAAATTGATTTTGAAGCTTCCGCAAAAGAACTGGCGGATGTAAAACCTGGAATGAATGTCACTGTAGAAATTAAAAAATAA
- a CDS encoding MFS transporter: MALIKKGSVFTLVGLYLLTIPFFNALNVTSYDNSQILGHFGASTTAFTYSTYIPFFAMLGFLPLGLKIGKQIPMRTMILSVSFLSIICNTASLFATTIEWFTVWRALLAILSIIGIFASIIPILLKYNPTFNMAILYGIVQFILQGSKQLYQYFGTQMTSVHNWTFGVYFLNVNFLLAIVLAWIFYQKDVAPMKSVFQFDWRGWVILLLFLVVILFLCAEGQTRNWLSDHKVAMAFAFLLLIIGIYLIHVRYTKEPLINPDVYKFPNVVLGSLLFFYTGMMNGTGSVVTGFMTNILGFDSIYVARTHLAILIGLFIAIPLSTYLLFKRIYLATLWVVGFACYGLYHTILYFRFYPEIDTSDFFGPFIFKGLAIGFLYPAASLYISEKVPKPLGDSRMMSGVISRAVFASLLGGAILGTFISNMNVQHKTGLSQQLSELNPAAKEQLDKNKRYFMLNGLSAWEAQKKAEKSLSNQTSQSALMLAYKDIYLVMAALCFFPILVLLLFRIGRRPIGSVEVEPIPF, from the coding sequence ATGGCTTTAATCAAAAAAGGAAGTGTGTTTACCCTAGTAGGACTTTATCTCCTTACGATTCCTTTTTTCAATGCATTGAATGTCACCTCTTATGACAATTCACAGATACTAGGGCATTTTGGAGCTTCAACAACAGCGTTTACCTATTCGACCTATATTCCTTTTTTTGCAATGCTTGGTTTTTTGCCTTTAGGTTTGAAAATAGGAAAACAAATTCCAATGCGAACGATGATTTTGTCGGTTAGTTTTCTGTCCATCATTTGCAATACAGCATCACTTTTTGCAACCACTATCGAATGGTTTACGGTATGGCGTGCTTTATTGGCCATCTTATCGATCATAGGGATTTTTGCTTCGATAATTCCTATACTACTAAAATACAATCCGACTTTTAATATGGCCATTTTGTATGGTATCGTTCAGTTTATTCTACAGGGGAGCAAGCAACTGTACCAATATTTTGGAACACAAATGACCAGTGTACATAATTGGACTTTTGGGGTTTATTTTCTGAATGTCAATTTTTTGCTGGCAATAGTTTTGGCTTGGATTTTTTACCAAAAAGATGTGGCACCTATGAAATCAGTTTTTCAATTTGATTGGAGAGGCTGGGTTATTTTACTGTTGTTTCTGGTAGTCATTCTTTTTCTTTGCGCTGAAGGGCAAACCCGCAACTGGTTAAGTGATCATAAGGTTGCCATGGCATTTGCATTTTTGTTGCTTATAATCGGAATTTATCTAATCCACGTTCGATATACCAAAGAGCCATTAATCAATCCCGATGTCTATAAGTTTCCAAATGTAGTATTGGGTTCGCTACTCTTTTTTTATACCGGAATGATGAATGGCACCGGAAGTGTAGTAACCGGCTTTATGACCAATATTTTGGGTTTCGACAGTATTTATGTTGCCCGAACCCATTTGGCTATCCTGATAGGGTTATTTATAGCCATTCCGTTATCGACCTATCTTTTGTTCAAACGAATTTATCTGGCTACTCTTTGGGTTGTAGGATTTGCTTGTTATGGTCTGTATCATACCATTCTATACTTTAGATTTTATCCTGAAATTGATACAAGCGATTTTTTCGGCCCCTTTATTTTCAAAGGACTAGCCATTGGTTTTTTGTATCCGGCGGCTTCACTTTATATCTCAGAAAAAGTGCCAAAACCTTTGGGTGATTCCCGAATGATGAGCGGCGTGATTTCACGTGCCGTTTTTGCCTCCTTATTGGGAGGGGCAATTTTAGGAACATTTATTTCTAATATGAATGTACAGCATAAAACAGGTCTTAGCCAACAATTATCGGAGTTAAACCCAGCGGCAAAAGAACAGCTGGATAAAAATAAAAGATATTTTATGCTTAACGGATTATCGGCTTGGGAGGCACAGAAAAAAGCCGAGAAAAGCCTTTCCAACCAAACGTCACAATCAGCATTAATGTTGGCTTATAAGGATATTTATTTGGTAATGGCAGCTTTGTGCTTTTTCCCAATATTGGTTCTCTTGCTGTTCCGGATAGGAAGAAGACCAATAGGAAGTGTTGAGGTGGAGCCGATACCGTTTTAG
- a CDS encoding potassium channel family protein, producing MNENKYRFLNQLWNKESGLSGMLVLLFIMHFVLIPIFGSYPYFMIIINVFWMMFLIAGIITLFKSKKQKASFIIIPFMFILFGWITVFEQTPFVLFADIFFTIATFGLLIVLVLKKVFEPGPITGYRVIGSIVVYMIFANLWSAIYLFIYEHIPGAFQITLPAFESNTLQANFLYFSYITITTTGFGEIVPLHPIARSMVQIEAIIGVLYPVILIGRLVSDANENNVKKKQKQQ from the coding sequence ATGAATGAAAATAAATACCGGTTTTTGAATCAGTTATGGAATAAGGAAAGTGGACTAAGCGGAATGCTGGTCTTACTTTTCATCATGCATTTTGTATTGATTCCAATATTTGGGAGTTACCCATATTTTATGATTATCATCAATGTATTTTGGATGATGTTCCTGATAGCGGGTATTATTACTTTGTTCAAATCTAAAAAGCAAAAAGCTTCGTTCATAATTATCCCGTTTATGTTTATCCTTTTCGGATGGATTACGGTTTTTGAGCAGACGCCATTTGTTTTATTTGCTGATATTTTTTTCACCATTGCCACTTTTGGATTGTTGATAGTTTTGGTATTGAAAAAAGTTTTTGAGCCGGGACCCATCACAGGATACAGAGTAATAGGTTCCATAGTGGTGTATATGATTTTTGCCAATTTATGGTCAGCGATTTATTTGTTTATCTACGAACACATTCCGGGGGCATTCCAAATCACCTTACCGGCTTTTGAAAGCAATACATTACAAGCTAATTTTTTGTATTTTAGTTACATAACAATCACAACGACAGGTTTTGGTGAGATTGTGCCTTTGCATCCCATTGCCAGATCAATGGTGCAAATAGAAGCCATAATAGGGGTTTTGTATCCCGTGATTCTTATTGGTCGTCTGGTTTCGGATGCCAATGAAAACAATGTCAAAAAGAAACAAAAGCAACAATGA
- a CDS encoding AI-2E family transporter: MENSNPYKSKQLFEVILQLGLVFLILGFCIKLLLPFMMPILWAIILAIILYPGFDFLQKKLKGRKSLASFIIIAIILIIIIAPTVIFVNSITASITELKAGVENGTLKVATPGQNIKDWPIIGDKAYDFLYTLSTDLKAGVLEYKEQIIELSKKLLGSVLSSTVALLQVILSVIIAGVLMVSTSAQNLATNFIKRIAGDSGDEFLNISVSTVFQVVKGILGVAIIQTLIQAVGLFGCGVPFAGVLTLLCLMLSIIQVGPIIVNLGVIAYLFSLDNTTAALGWTVFFIFSGLSDNVLKPLLLGKGALVPMLVIFLGVIGGFMMSGFVGLFVGPIIFSIGYKLFAAWMDDKPESTTAEI, translated from the coding sequence ATGGAAAATTCAAACCCATACAAAAGCAAACAGCTTTTTGAAGTCATTTTACAGCTAGGACTAGTTTTTCTTATTTTAGGATTTTGCATCAAACTTTTATTGCCTTTTATGATGCCAATTCTTTGGGCCATTATATTGGCAATTATACTATATCCGGGATTTGATTTTCTGCAAAAGAAACTGAAAGGACGCAAAAGCCTAGCTTCATTCATAATTATAGCCATCATATTGATAATCATTATTGCACCAACGGTCATATTTGTAAATTCGATTACAGCCAGTATTACCGAATTAAAAGCAGGGGTAGAGAATGGCACTCTGAAAGTGGCAACACCGGGACAAAACATCAAGGATTGGCCTATTATTGGGGATAAAGCCTATGACTTTCTTTATACTTTATCTACAGATTTAAAAGCGGGCGTACTCGAATACAAAGAACAAATAATCGAATTGTCCAAAAAGCTGTTGGGAAGCGTTCTCAGTTCTACAGTAGCGCTATTGCAGGTGATACTTTCGGTGATTATTGCAGGAGTATTAATGGTTTCTACAAGTGCCCAAAATTTGGCTACTAATTTCATCAAGAGAATAGCAGGCGATTCGGGAGACGAATTTTTAAACATATCTGTTTCTACAGTGTTTCAAGTAGTCAAAGGAATATTGGGCGTTGCTATCATCCAAACCTTGATCCAAGCAGTTGGATTATTTGGTTGTGGAGTTCCTTTTGCAGGAGTACTAACACTATTGTGTTTGATGTTGTCTATCATTCAAGTAGGTCCCATTATTGTCAATCTTGGGGTAATCGCTTATCTGTTTTCATTAGATAACACCACGGCTGCTCTTGGTTGGACTGTCTTTTTTATCTTCAGCGGACTGTCAGACAATGTTCTAAAACCATTGTTGTTAGGGAAAGGGGCTCTTGTGCCAATGTTGGTTATTTTCCTTGGCGTAATCGGAGGATTTATGATGTCGGGTTTTGTGGGTCTATTCGTTGGACCAATCATCTTTTCTATAGGTTATAAATTATTTGCCGCTTGGATGGATGATAAGCCTGAAAGTACTACAGCTGAAATATAA